In Mangifera indica cultivar Alphonso chromosome 7, CATAS_Mindica_2.1, whole genome shotgun sequence, the genomic window CATCTTCACCATTACCAATTCTCCTTTCCAGATCAATTATCTCCATCTGTCTATATCCCTTTGATCTACTACTACGATATTCTTGATCACAAACTTGGCAACAGTGATGTCTTCAGCAACCTGAAATCATCTTTATCTAAGGTTCTCTGTCATTATTATCCATTAGCTGGCTGCCTTAAACACAACTATGTAGACTGCAACGATGATGGTGTGGTTTTCTTGAAGGCTCAAGTCAGTTGCCAACTCTCACAATTCATCCAAGAGCCACTTCTTACTGAGCTCAATAAATTCCTCCCTTATGATCGTCAGAAACAATATGGGCTTGAAAATTCAGTCCTTGCCATCCAAGTCAACTTCTTTAACTGTGGCAGTTTTGCCATTGGTGTGCTCATTTCACACAAGATTGCAGATGCTTCATCAATGATCACGTTTATCAAGAATTGGGCTGCTACCGCTCGTGGAGAAAGCGCCAATTTTTGTCCACAATTTGTGTCTGCCATCCTCTTCCCACCTAAAGATGTAGGTGGGTTATCTAGCACAGAAGCTGTTCCCACAAAGGAAAATATTGTGATGAAGAGGTTTGTTTTCAGTGGCTATAAAATAGCTGCTCTCAGAGAAAAATATTCTGATAAACCCACCTTAGAAGATAACAAGATACATCCAACGCGTGTGGAGGTGTTATCATCTTTTATATGGAGTCGTTTTGCTGCCTCCACTGGAACAAAGATTGGGTTTGAAAGGCCTTACATGCTGGTTCAAGCAGTGAATTTGCGTAAGAGGATGCATGAGCCACTACCAGATGATTCATTTGGGAATATAGCTGGACCGTCTGGGATAATTGTTTCAGAGGATTCAGAATCGAAAGATGTCTATAGTCTAATCAGAAAGTTTAGAAATGCAATAAGCAAAATCAACGGGGATTATGTGATGAAACTGCAGGCTGGCGCCATGGAAGACTTTGGTTTTTCTGTAACGAATGATGAAAGATTGAACAAAGCAGAGATGGTCAACTTCTGGTATTCAAGTCTTTGCAGGTTTCCTGTGTATGAAGCTGACTTTGGGTGGGGGAGGCCAATATGGATAGCTTGGGGTGGCTTGCCTTACAGGAATTTAGTCACTTTAATGGACACCAAAGATGGAGATGGAATTGAGGCATGGGTTCACATGACAGAAGAAGACATGGccaaatttgaaaatgaccacCATCTGCTTTCTTATCTTTCTCCAACCTCAAACccataatatttctattttaatgaatatatttatatatatttggaatAAATATTTGTGCTTATTTGAGCTTTCTTTGTATTACTTTGTGCACTGTACTAAAGCCCAGGCTGTACTTAAAAAAGGGATTGGCCCTGAGAGAGAATTCTGTTGTTTTTAATTCTAGACTTGGAAAGATATTGAGCTAAAGTTGCACAATAAACCAAGAGAAAAATCAAGGCAATGAAAAAAAACTCACTAACACACAAATTTATGTGGAGCggttgtttttattattaatctgaAGAAAAATCTGGCAAAACTCATATATTATGCATACTACTAGGGTTTCTGTTTAAAATGATACATTGATTGACCCAGAGTATCCTAACTAAAAAACTCATATGCAAGAGttggtataaaatttattccttttaggcTGTATCATTAAGTAGGTAGAGATGCCACAAGTTTTGCCTTTGTCTTGAAATGGACTACTAGTTTCATTGACAACCTGCTTTCTATGACATTTTCGATTTAATTACAAGTCAACTCAACCTAATCAATAATCATATGAAGCAATTTCTGATTGAATTATGGGATTGTAATGAGTTAAAGTCAAAGaacaaaaattgtaataaattcaAGTGAACCCAATTTTTGAGTCAGCAAATGATTTTAATTCATGTTTCCGCTGATATTTGGAGTCGCTTTGCTTATGAACATTTCCTGTGCTTCTGGTTTCTATTTGTTTATTGTAGTTCGAATGAAACGGAATATTGTAACACCCTACTTTGGGTACAGACCCTTAAcggtaattattattattttaaggccaaagaactatttcccacccaaggtatgctgcaatgtcAAGTGTCCCCCCTTTATCTATAAGTGGTTGCAATTCAGCCCAAGAGCTTCCGAGATCAGCCCAAGCAGAGTCTCCCCAAACTTCCTTATTTCATCGCAGTAGTCGATCATTGTATCTCTGCAAGTTGGTCAAACATGTAAAGTTCAGGTCTTTTTGAAAGGAGAAAATTAAGTTTCATATTAAAATGCATACCTGCAAACTGCAGGCAATTCATCAGGATCAGGCAGGCGAGGAGCCATATGACAAAATAATGTATCTCTCCAATTAGCTACTTGTGCtccatataaatcaaaattgCTATGAAAGGTCGCTGTTCTTGTTTCATCACGAGAATAAAACCCTTTCTTTACCTCGGCATCCTGCTCATGAAATCTGCGTACGCCATCAATCATTTCCTCCAATAGGTTCAATGGAATTCCATGATTGACCACCTGTAAGAATCCCCACTTCTCACAGACATTTCCAACTTTGCTGATTATTTCACAGTTTAGGCTTGGATCTTTATCAATGCCTTGAAAATCAATGGGAGGAATGGTAAACTTGCAGTCTCCAGAAGCTGATTTTTCACCGGGCTCATATTGCTCATCGATAAAAATCCGAGGAAGTTTTGCAGCTCCAGAATCTACAAGCCCTTTTACACCCGTTTTGGAGTCATCAAAAGCCTTTAATTCACTTATTCGGTCATATGTGGAATTCCCTTGAGAAATTTCGCTTGAGCTTGTGATCGCCATTTTCTTTGCTTATGCTAATGGAAGCTGTATATGACTCTTATGATGTACTAGAagtaatatataagaaaaaaaaaacaagaaagccATTTCTACAAGTAATTAGAACTAACCTTCAGGAATTCTGCAGCCTGAATTAGCTTGAGAGTCACAAATCCATCTCATTAGTTTGTAGGATATAAAAAGCTAACTTCCTTAATCCTTATCAtgaattcattttcattttgctATAAATGGCAAGATCCATCTCATCAATTTGTAGGATACAAAGAGCTAGCCAGCTTCCTTAATCCTTACATAAGTTCACTTTCAGCTTGCTATAAATGACAAGATAATATTTCTTCTGTTTTATATTGGTGGAATACAAAATCTATTGCTATAACCAGATAGCTTTCTACATTTTTTAACTGTTatccaaaacatatataaatatatattcaccCATTCTGTACCTTCTTCCATGACTTACTAAAACtgcattttcttcttttgcctGTACTTAATTAGTTTCTTTATATTGCTTTTCGGATTTCAGAAGCATCACTAATTTCAAtcaactttttcctttttaaacttTGTGAAACTTGATCGTATTTATAGAgttctttcaaaatatattaaatatttctttgaatGTTCATGGCACCAAGCTTGAAACTAATAAAAATGCAAATCTTATCTATTTTCCCTGGTTTGGCGAAAACGTTGACATTACGTacatttatcaaattatcaaacaTGAATTTATAGATACCCATGAATTACAATGTTATGATTTAAAAGGGTAGAAAATTACAGGTATTAATCAACTTTGATTTCCCTATCACAAGCTTTAATGGAAATGACAATTCAGCCCTCCAAATTGGGTTTCCAGCCCACCCTTCTTCGAACTAGAAGAagattctctaataaaaatgGTTACAGAGATGGAAACGATTAAAATTCCAATAATAAGAACatgacaaaaatgaaaataaatatatcatcaactcATCTTGTCCCTGACCCATCCCTTCTTTGCTATTTGGAGTTTAAACAACacttataaatatacaatatacaaacaCCTAGGCAAGTGACAGTGAAATAAAAGATGTGTCTGATAAAGCAAataaataactattattatCATTTCTTGTGCTTTACAGTATATCACGAGAATAATAACCCTAATAAGATATTAAtcatattagaataaaaattctAATCACATTCTAATGTCTATTTGTGTGATGAATATTTTAGAGCAATTTGAAAGCTTTTTAACATATTCTTTGAATGCTCTTTGTTCCAACCTGCCACTATGGATTGGGCCTAATAAACTCTTGAATTCAAGCCAGTCGTGGCATTATACCATACTATATTGATGGCCTCAAAGGTCTTCTCATCAGAACCATTGGACTGAAAGGCCGTCCAATCCTGAGTTTTTAGTGgccaacattggagatcttatGCTTGCTTTCCTATCTTTCATATAATAGGAAGATCATGGATGgttaaacaattaatttccAATTGAAATGAATgtaattacatttatatttgatttggcAGGTAATAACAAAATGGCAAATTCATAAGCGTGGTGGATGAGTAGTAGCAAACGGTGTAGGACCAAGATTGTCACTGTCAAGCTTTTTCCGCACAGATGAAGTCTCATGCTGGAGACACTATGGTACTTCTGCGCTGCTTCATTGCTGGCTATGAACTTGGCAATGGAGATTAACAAAATTCCCATTATCATCGTCAAGTTCAACCAATCTTTGTTAAAATAATTGCCTCACCAAAGTAC contains:
- the LOC123221796 gene encoding stemmadenine O-acetyltransferase-like gives rise to the protein MEIEVEVISKETVKPSSPTPHHLHHYQFSFPDQLSPSVYIPLIYYYDILDHKLGNSDVFSNLKSSLSKVLCHYYPLAGCLKHNYVDCNDDGVVFLKAQVSCQLSQFIQEPLLTELNKFLPYDRQKQYGLENSVLAIQVNFFNCGSFAIGVLISHKIADASSMITFIKNWAATARGESANFCPQFVSAILFPPKDVGGLSSTEAVPTKENIVMKRFVFSGYKIAALREKYSDKPTLEDNKIHPTRVEVLSSFIWSRFAASTGTKIGFERPYMLVQAVNLRKRMHEPLPDDSFGNIAGPSGIIVSEDSESKDVYSLIRKFRNAISKINGDYVMKLQAGAMEDFGFSVTNDERLNKAEMVNFWYSSLCRFPVYEADFGWGRPIWIAWGGLPYRNLVTLMDTKDGDGIEAWVHMTEEDMAKFENDHHLLSYLSPTSNP
- the LOC123221549 gene encoding 1-aminocyclopropane-1-carboxylate oxidase homolog, which gives rise to MAITSSSEICEGNSTYDRVTELKAFDDSKTGVKGLIDSGAAKLPLIFVDEQYEPGEKSASGDCKFTIPTIDFQGIDKDPSLRCEIICKVGNACEKWGCLQVVKHGIPLNLLEEMIDGVRRFWLLQPVFPSRSRSDLEAKKMAITSSSEISQGNSTYDRISELKAFDDSKTGVKGLVDSGAAKLPRIFIDEQYEPGEKSASGDCKFTIPPIDFQGIDKDPSLNCEIISKVGNVCEKWGFLQVVNHGIPLNLLEEMIDGVRRFHEQDAEVKKGFYSRDETRTATFHSNFDLYGAQVANWRDTLFCHMAPRLPDPDELPAVCRDTMIDYCDEIRKFGETLLGLISEALGLNCNHL